In Aureibaculum algae, the following are encoded in one genomic region:
- a CDS encoding acetyl-CoA carboxylase carboxyltransferase subunit alpha, producing the protein MEYLDFEQPIQELEEQLSKCLIIGKESDVDVTETCEQIEKKLVKTRTDIYKNLTAWQRVQLSRHPSRPYTLDFIKALTKGTFMELHGDRNVKDDKAMIGGLGKIGDQSYMFIGQQKGFNTKTRQFRNFGMANPEGYRKALRLMKMAEKFGIPVVTLIDTPGAYPGLEAEERGQGEAIARNIFEMTILKTPIISIVIGEGASGGAVGIGVGDRVYMMENTWYTVISPESCSSILWRSWDHKEEAAESLKLTAKDMKKQGLIDGIIKEPFGGAHSNRAEAFAIVEKQIVKTYAELSKLTIKKLIKERMDKYDGMGVFNA; encoded by the coding sequence ATGGAATACTTAGATTTTGAACAACCTATACAAGAATTAGAAGAGCAGTTATCTAAATGCTTGATTATAGGTAAGGAAAGTGATGTAGATGTTACAGAAACTTGTGAGCAAATAGAAAAAAAATTAGTAAAAACACGTACAGATATTTATAAAAATCTGACTGCTTGGCAGCGTGTCCAATTATCAAGACACCCTTCTAGACCCTATACATTAGACTTTATAAAAGCATTGACAAAAGGTACTTTTATGGAATTGCACGGTGATAGAAATGTAAAAGATGATAAAGCCATGATTGGTGGTTTAGGAAAGATTGGTGATCAATCGTATATGTTTATTGGTCAACAAAAAGGATTTAACACCAAAACACGGCAGTTTAGAAATTTCGGAATGGCAAACCCTGAAGGGTATCGTAAAGCATTACGATTGATGAAAATGGCTGAGAAGTTTGGTATTCCTGTAGTCACATTAATTGACACTCCTGGTGCTTATCCTGGTTTAGAAGCCGAAGAACGTGGACAAGGTGAAGCAATTGCCAGAAATATTTTTGAAATGACCATTTTAAAGACGCCTATTATATCAATTGTTATAGGTGAAGGTGCTTCTGGAGGTGCTGTTGGAATTGGAGTAGGAGATCGAGTGTATATGATGGAAAACACATGGTATACTGTGATTTCACCTGAATCTTGTTCGTCAATTTTATGGCGTAGTTGGGATCATAAAGAAGAAGCTGCAGAGTCTTTAAAGTTAACAGCTAAAGACATGAAAAAGCAAGGTCTTATTGATGGTATTATCAAAGAACCTTTCGGCGGAGCACATAGTAATAGAGCTGAAGCTTTTGCAATTGTAGAGAAGCAAATTGTTAAAACCTATGCTGAATTAAGCAAGCTTACCATTAAAAAATTAATTAAAGAACGCATGGATAAATACGATGGTATGGGAGTTTTTAATGCGTAA
- a CDS encoding phosphoribosyltransferase family protein, giving the protein MERSIILNNTEIQHKIRRMAFQIYESNANQKEVVIAGIANNGFVLANKIKTILEEISPIKATVCEVIINKKKPLSRVETSIPESDYKNKSLILVDDVLNSGTTLMYAVKHFLDVPLKQFKTAVLVNRNHKKYPIKADFKGLSLSTSIQEHIAVEIEDDKMIAYLD; this is encoded by the coding sequence ATGGAGCGTTCAATTATACTTAACAATACGGAAATTCAACATAAAATTAGAAGAATGGCTTTTCAGATTTACGAATCTAATGCCAATCAAAAAGAAGTTGTTATTGCTGGAATTGCAAATAACGGATTTGTTTTAGCGAATAAAATAAAAACAATTTTAGAAGAAATTTCACCAATCAAAGCGACTGTTTGCGAAGTGATTATTAACAAGAAAAAACCATTAAGCCGCGTTGAAACTTCAATTCCAGAAAGTGATTATAAAAATAAATCATTGATCTTGGTAGATGATGTTTTAAACTCAGGAACTACGTTAATGTACGCCGTTAAACACTTTCTAGACGTTCCGTTAAAGCAATTTAAAACTGCAGTATTGGTAAATAGAAACCATAAAAAGTATCCTATCAAGGCAGATTTCAAAGGGCTATCACTTTCTACATCGATACAAGAACATATAGCCGTTGAAATTGAAGACGATAAAATGATTGCTTATTTAGATTAA
- a CDS encoding shikimate kinase: MKLVFIGYMASGKSSIGRIIAKKVQIPFIDLDDFIEKKENLSIVELFKTKGEIYFRKKETQFLEELLKNEESFVLALGGGTPCYGKNIDLINEFSTSVYLKSSLQNTYNTLSKAENKESRPLIATIPNDKLKEFIAKHLFERTTYYEQAQHAILIDNKGMDEIAEEILIRLDDPALKK; this comes from the coding sequence ATGAAGTTAGTTTTTATTGGATATATGGCAAGTGGAAAGTCCTCAATTGGAAGAATTATTGCCAAAAAAGTGCAAATTCCCTTTATAGATTTGGATGATTTCATCGAAAAAAAGGAAAATTTGAGTATTGTTGAACTTTTTAAAACGAAAGGAGAGATCTATTTTCGTAAAAAAGAGACACAGTTTTTGGAAGAATTATTGAAAAATGAAGAATCTTTTGTGCTCGCTTTAGGAGGTGGAACACCTTGTTATGGAAAAAATATAGATTTAATTAATGAATTTTCAACTTCTGTTTATTTAAAATCATCGTTGCAAAACACCTATAACACATTATCAAAAGCTGAGAATAAAGAGAGTAGACCCTTAATTGCGACAATACCCAATGATAAACTAAAGGAGTTTATTGCAAAACATTTGTTTGAACGTACAACTTATTACGAACAAGCACAACATGCTATTTTAATTGATAATAAAGGTATGGACGAAATTGCTGAAGAGATATTGATTCGTTTAGATGATCCGGCTTTAAAAAAATAG
- a CDS encoding carboxypeptidase-like regulatory domain-containing protein: MQKLLPTLLSLFMFVSFLNAQDKEVSDTQSPAKILKGRIIDVNDKTALQSANIVNLNTAVGTITNSNGNFEIPAHANDTLHISYLGYQSIKLKITNDLLRGNELEIAIHEKTIDIDEVTVKAHNLIGVLEIDAKNVPMDKFSRIHIEGLPQTYEIGKPQGKEYTGVGGALFNPVDFWYTKFGKKPKELKKLRKLKEQDNSRDMMEGNFSREILMDYMDMSRKELDDLLKECNYSSSFTKKASDLQIIEAVLECYENYRAIKEGTVSKEKVRVNNQEKN, encoded by the coding sequence ATGCAAAAACTATTACCCACTTTACTTTCTCTTTTTATGTTTGTTAGCTTTTTAAATGCTCAAGATAAAGAGGTTTCAGACACACAGAGCCCTGCTAAAATATTAAAAGGTAGAATTATTGATGTAAATGACAAAACGGCCTTACAAAGTGCCAATATTGTTAATTTAAACACCGCAGTAGGTACAATTACAAATTCAAACGGTAATTTTGAAATTCCCGCTCATGCAAATGACACTTTACACATTTCCTATCTGGGTTACCAATCCATAAAATTAAAAATCACTAATGATTTACTTAGGGGAAATGAATTAGAAATTGCTATTCATGAAAAAACAATAGACATTGATGAAGTAACCGTTAAGGCTCATAATTTAATAGGTGTATTAGAAATAGATGCAAAAAATGTACCTATGGATAAATTTTCTAGAATTCACATTGAAGGTTTGCCACAAACTTATGAAATAGGAAAACCTCAAGGTAAAGAATATACTGGTGTTGGAGGAGCTTTGTTCAACCCTGTTGACTTTTGGTATACTAAGTTTGGTAAAAAACCAAAAGAACTTAAAAAACTAAGAAAACTAAAAGAGCAAGATAACTCTCGCGACATGATGGAGGGAAACTTCAGTAGAGAAATTCTTATGGACTATATGGACATGAGCAGGAAAGAGCTTGACGATTTATTAAAAGAATGTAATTACTCTTCTAGTTTCACTAAAAAAGCAAGCGATTTACAGATAATTGAAGCTGTGTTAGAATGCTACGAGAATTACAGAGCTATTAAAGAAGGAACGGTTTCTAAAGAAAAAGTAAGGGTTAATAATCAAGAGAAGAATTAA
- a CDS encoding prohibitin family protein, whose protein sequence is MSSNQLQLPKAILPIIFLVIIAIILFSKSFVTIEAGQAGVLWKRFGGGVVIDEPALGEGFQVIAPWNKVYIYEVRRQESFEKMKVLSSNGLDIQLDASIWYQPKYAELGKLHQDIGEDYLNRILLPTIRSAARSVVGRYTPEQLYSSKRDAIQAEIFEESKKIINDQHILLDEILVRDVTLPSTIKEAIERKLKQEQESLEYEFRLVTADKEAQKQIIEAKGKAEANKILSASLTDKILQDKGIEATLELAKSPNSKVVIVGSSKDGLPLILGNN, encoded by the coding sequence ATGAGTAGTAATCAATTACAATTACCCAAGGCAATTTTACCAATTATATTTTTAGTAATTATAGCAATTATTTTATTCTCAAAATCCTTTGTAACCATTGAAGCCGGTCAAGCCGGGGTTTTATGGAAACGCTTTGGGGGTGGGGTAGTAATAGATGAGCCCGCATTGGGAGAAGGGTTTCAGGTTATAGCCCCTTGGAACAAAGTTTATATTTATGAAGTAAGAAGACAAGAGTCCTTTGAAAAAATGAAAGTATTATCTTCAAATGGATTAGATATTCAATTAGATGCTTCAATATGGTATCAACCAAAATATGCAGAACTTGGAAAGTTACATCAAGATATTGGTGAAGATTATTTAAACAGGATATTGCTACCAACAATAAGGTCTGCTGCAAGAAGTGTTGTTGGACGTTATACTCCAGAACAATTGTATTCAAGTAAAAGGGACGCGATTCAAGCTGAAATTTTTGAAGAAAGTAAAAAAATAATAAATGACCAGCATATTTTATTGGATGAGATTTTGGTTAGAGATGTGACGTTACCTTCTACTATAAAAGAAGCTATTGAGCGTAAATTAAAACAAGAGCAAGAATCATTAGAATATGAATTCAGATTGGTAACGGCCGATAAAGAAGCTCAAAAACAGATTATTGAAGCTAAAGGTAAAGCAGAGGCTAATAAAATATTAAGTGCTTCTTTAACAGATAAAATATTGCAAGATAAAGGGATTGAGGCTACCTTAGAGTTAGCTAAATCACCAAATTCTAAGGTTGTTATTGTAGGAAGTAGTAAAGATGGTTTACCTCTTATATTAGGAAACAATTAA
- a CDS encoding cation diffusion facilitator family transporter has protein sequence MAHNHSHHHHNTENIKVAFFLNLSFTIIEFIGGIYTNSLAITSDALHDLGDSFSLGLSWYFQKLSNKKATKKYSYGYRRFSLLGAIINSIVLVVGSIFIIREAIYGIIDPQQADANGMMWLAILGVIVNGAAVFKLQQGKSLNERVVSLHLLEDVLGWVAVLIASIVMQFWDVPILDPILSLLIALFILFNVYKNVKDALLVILQGTPRDLSLEAVREKLKMLPEITEIHDCHIWSLDGEYNLCTVHLSLNNDLLTLVETTAIKKKVRKLLHDEFDLEHITLEFDSSIEDCEYKDKC, from the coding sequence ATGGCACACAACCATTCACATCATCATCACAATACAGAAAATATAAAAGTTGCTTTTTTCTTAAATTTATCATTTACTATCATAGAATTTATTGGCGGTATTTATACCAATAGTTTGGCTATAACTTCAGATGCGTTGCATGATTTAGGTGATAGTTTTAGTTTAGGCCTCTCTTGGTATTTTCAAAAATTATCTAATAAAAAGGCTACTAAAAAGTATTCTTATGGGTATAGAAGATTTTCCTTATTAGGGGCAATTATCAATTCAATAGTTTTGGTAGTCGGTTCCATTTTTATAATTAGAGAAGCTATATATGGAATAATAGATCCACAGCAAGCCGATGCCAATGGAATGATGTGGTTGGCTATTTTAGGAGTAATAGTCAATGGAGCGGCAGTATTTAAGTTGCAGCAAGGTAAATCGTTAAACGAACGCGTAGTGTCACTTCATTTGTTGGAAGATGTGTTGGGTTGGGTAGCTGTATTAATAGCGAGTATTGTAATGCAGTTTTGGGATGTGCCAATTCTTGATCCTATCTTATCTCTTTTAATAGCTCTCTTTATCCTTTTTAATGTTTATAAAAACGTAAAAGATGCATTACTCGTAATTTTACAAGGAACACCTAGAGATTTGTCATTAGAAGCTGTGCGTGAAAAATTAAAAATGTTACCAGAAATTACTGAAATTCACGATTGTCATATATGGAGTTTAGATGGTGAATATAACTTGTGTACGGTTCATCTTTCATTGAATAATGATTTACTGACCTTAGTAGAAACAACCGCTATAAAAAAGAAAGTAAGGAAATTGCTTCATGATGAATTTGATTTAGAGCACATCACGCTGGAATTTGATTCATCAATTGAGGATTGTGAATATAAAGACAAGTGTTAA